The genome window GACTTCGAGATGCAGCCGCGCCGCGTCGAGGCCGGAATGAGCAAGCGCTTCGGCGACCACCTGGAGGATGTCGGCATCCCTGAGGTCCCGCGCCGAGAGGTTGACCGAGACGGCGATATGGTCCGGCCAGTTCATGCATTCGCTGCATGCCTTGAACAGGACGAAGCGGGTGATGTCGGAGATGATGCCCATATCCTCGGCGAGCCGGATGAAGACATCGGGCGGGATCGAGCCCCTCTCCGGATGCACCCAGCGCGCCAAGGCTTCGGCGCATTCGATCCGCGAGCCGTCGGCCCGGAACATCGGCTGGAAGACCAGATGCAGCGCCTGTGCCGAAACCGCATCGCGCAGATCCGCCTTCAGCTTCTGCTGCTCGATATAGCGGCCATCCATCTCGCGCTCGAAGCCTGAAATGCCGCCCCTGAAGCGCGACTTGCTTTCGAACAGCGCAAGATCCGCCTTGACGCTCCATTCGTCCATCGCGAAGGCGGTGCTTTCGAGGATCGCGTAGCCGGCGCTGAGCGAAACGAGGAAGGTCAGCTCGTCGACCTCGTAGTTCCCCTGGATCGCGGCGTGCACGCGGCGGATCTCGATATCGAGCGAGGCCGGCTCCTTCGCATGCGGGAAAAACAGGATGAACTGGTCGCCCATCAGCCGGCCCAGAATAGCGTTGCCGGAAGCCTGCTTGATGCGAGCGGCGATCGCACAGAGCAGATGGTCGCCGGTAACATGGCCGCGCATGTCGTTGACATGCTTGAACTCGTCGATATCGAGCACCATGAAGCCGAGCGGTCCCGACTTCCTCGGATGTTTGGCGAGATAGTCCTGCACCAGCTGGCCGAAATATTCCCGGTTGGGCAGGCCGGTCATCGCATCGAAGCGCACCATGTGCAGGATCTTCTGCTCCGCCTTCACCCGGCTCGACACGTCCTCGAAGATCAGCACGGCGCCGCCGTCGGCCCTGCGGCTGGCGGAGAATTCGAGCGACAGGCTCTCGGGAAAATGAATGAGCGTGCGCGACAGGTTGCCTTCGGCCACCTGGGTCAGCTGGCGCAGGATCAGCTCCGGCTGCGAGGCGTCCATGAAGCTGTAGCGCGCGCCATAGCGCAGCACGGCGCCGAGGTCGCGATCCTTCAGCCGCTCCGGAGCACCGATCTTCAACAGCTCGCAGGCCTTGCGATTGACGACCTGAATGCGGTTTTCGGCATCGACCATGACGAGGCCGTGCGGCATGTTGTTGAGCGCCGTATCGAAACGATCGGCGATAATGGTGATTTCCCGGCGCGCGATGACGTTTTCATAGAGAAACTCGCGCACGCCGTTCGCCATGGCCCGCGTCGTCAGCCAGAAAGGAATGAGGAAGATCGACAGCACGCCGCGATAGAAATCCATCGCCAGCAGGCTGCAGACGATCATCGGCAGGCAGCAGAAGAAGGTCTGGAGGTCGACTGCGAAGCGCGAACCGTAATTGCGGCCGACGACGGAAACCATGGTCGCCATGGTGACGGAAATGCAGGCAAGTTCCGCAAAGGAATCATGCACGACGAAGATGGCGTAGCCGCTGGCGATGCCGAGGAGCGCGGTGGTGCAAGCTCCACTGGTAACGAGAATCCGCTCCCAACGCTCGATGTCGGCGCGCGACAGGCTGTCCTTGTCGACGCGATCGAACCGTCGGAAGATGACCATGCGAGCGCCGAAGACCAGAAGGAAGGCGGCCGACAGCAGGACATAGATGGAATACTGCGTCTTGGCGGCCACTGCTAGGCACGTCGCAATATGCACGATGACGCCAACAAGAAGCGTCATGCGGTTCCCGGAAAGGGAACTCACAAACGACAGATACACATCTAAAGGGACCCTGTTCGGGTTATCTGGCTTCATCCACACTTTCCCTGTGCGCGGGAATTCTAAGCCCAACCCTTTAAAAATTGATTTCAATGGAATCAAACATTTGGTCAAATTTTCTAAAACTAGAGGATGAACTGCACAGCCTAAGCGCGCTGACGCAGCCTATTGGCGAGATTGTTGAAATATTTTATCCACGCCTGGGTTGCTGAAATATTCGACGGTCGGATGAGCCGACCCGTACAGGTAAGACTATACTCCTAGGCAAGGCATTTATCCTTCCAATTTCAAAGGCCGTGGTCTACATCGATTGCAAGAGGGAAAGCTGCCGGAAAACCGGCAGGACAAGAACAAGGGGAGGCGCATGTCGGTACTTCTGGCAGCAAGCCGGCTGATCGACCGGATCAGCCAGTTCATGGGCAAAATTTCCGAATATATGGTGCTGTTCTGCTGTCTGATCAGCGCCGGAAACGCCATCGTCCGCTATGCCTTCAATTACAGTTCGAACGGCTGGCTGGAGATCCAGTGGTATCTCTTCGCTTTCGTCGTGCTGCTCGGCGCCTCGCATGCACTGCGCAACAATGAGCATGTCCGCGTCGACCTGATCTATGGCTCGGTTTCCGACAGGGCGAAGATCTGGATCGACATCTTCGGCCTCATCCTCTTCCTCATCCCCGTCTGCATCTTCCTCGCCTGGGTCTCCTGGCCCTTCTTCGCGCTCTCCTACCGGCAGGGGGAAATATCGGGCAATGCTGGCGGGCTGATCCGCTGGCCCGTCAAGCTGGTCCTCGTCGCCGGTTTCGCGCTGCTTTCCTTGCAGGGCGTTTCCGAGCTGATCAAACGGATCGCAGCCGTTACCGGCCATATCAGCATCGATACAAAATACGAAAAGCCGCTGCAGTAACGCGGGCTGGGAGAAACGGATTTGTTTGATTTCGGCATCATTCCGCCGGCGATGTTCCTGGGCATGGTCATCTTCATGCTCTACGGCTTTCCGGTCGCCTTTTCGCTGGCCGCCGTCGGTCTGTTCTTCGGCATTATCGGCATCGTCACCGGCCATTTCAACGAAGCCCTCCTGCAGGCCCTGCCGCTTCGTTTCTTCGGCATCGTCTCCAACGACCTCCTGCTCGCAATTCCCTTCTTCACCTTCATGGGTGCGATCCTGGAACGCTGCGGGTTGGCCGAGGATCTGCTCGAAGGCACCGGCAAACTCTTCGGCGGCATACCCGGCGGTCTCGCCTATGCCGTCATCCTCGTCGGTGCCGTGCTCGGCGCGATCACCGGCACGGTGGCCGCCTCCGTCATCACCATGGGGGTGATCTCACTGCCGATCATGCTGCGCTATGGCTACAGCCCGCGGCTTGCCACCGGCGTCATCGCCGCGTCGGGCACCATCACCCAGGTGATCCCGCCCTCGCTCGTGCTCGTCGTTCTCGCCGACCAGCTCGGCCGGTCGGTCGGCGACATGTATCTCGGCGCCATCGGCCCTTCGATCCTGCAGGTGACGATCTTCATCCTCTTCATCCTGGTGATGTCGATCATCCGGCCGAAATCGATGCCGCCGCTGCCGAAGGAAGTGCGCGGCGACTTCAACTGGGCACTGCTCGTCAAAGTGCTGATGGGCATGGTGCCCTCGATCGTGCTGATCTTCCTGGTGCTCGGGACGATCTTCATGGGGCTTGCGACGCCGACGGAAGCCGGCGCGCTCGGCGTCGTCGGCGCCATGCTGCTCGCCGCCATGAATCGCCGCCTCACCTGGCCGCTGATCCGCGAGGCGATGACATCGACAACGCACATCACCTCGATGGTGGTGATGATCCTGATCGGCTCCACTTGT of Rhizobium sp. BT04 contains these proteins:
- a CDS encoding bifunctional diguanylate cyclase/phosphodiesterase, producing MKPDNPNRVPLDVYLSFVSSLSGNRMTLLVGVIVHIATCLAVAAKTQYSIYVLLSAAFLLVFGARMVIFRRFDRVDKDSLSRADIERWERILVTSGACTTALLGIASGYAIFVVHDSFAELACISVTMATMVSVVGRNYGSRFAVDLQTFFCCLPMIVCSLLAMDFYRGVLSIFLIPFWLTTRAMANGVREFLYENVIARREITIIADRFDTALNNMPHGLVMVDAENRIQVVNRKACELLKIGAPERLKDRDLGAVLRYGARYSFMDASQPELILRQLTQVAEGNLSRTLIHFPESLSLEFSASRRADGGAVLIFEDVSSRVKAEQKILHMVRFDAMTGLPNREYFGQLVQDYLAKHPRKSGPLGFMVLDIDEFKHVNDMRGHVTGDHLLCAIAARIKQASGNAILGRLMGDQFILFFPHAKEPASLDIEIRRVHAAIQGNYEVDELTFLVSLSAGYAILESTAFAMDEWSVKADLALFESKSRFRGGISGFEREMDGRYIEQQKLKADLRDAVSAQALHLVFQPMFRADGSRIECAEALARWVHPERGSIPPDVFIRLAEDMGIISDITRFVLFKACSECMNWPDHIAVSVNLSARDLRDADILQVVAEALAHSGLDAARLHLEVTESCLIDEPAAVRAILAELRARGITIAIDDFGTGFSSLSYLDTLPLDIVKIDRSFVRNIVEDTRRLKLLRGTVHLARELGLKIVIEGVETEEQLALLNKHRSTDLVQGYVFSQPVPSQNIRLLQEGIGRRTVPRRRNKVA
- a CDS encoding TRAP transporter small permease subunit, which produces MSVLLAASRLIDRISQFMGKISEYMVLFCCLISAGNAIVRYAFNYSSNGWLEIQWYLFAFVVLLGASHALRNNEHVRVDLIYGSVSDRAKIWIDIFGLILFLIPVCIFLAWVSWPFFALSYRQGEISGNAGGLIRWPVKLVLVAGFALLSLQGVSELIKRIAAVTGHISIDTKYEKPLQ
- a CDS encoding TRAP transporter large permease subunit, whose amino-acid sequence is MFDFGIIPPAMFLGMVIFMLYGFPVAFSLAAVGLFFGIIGIVTGHFNEALLQALPLRFFGIVSNDLLLAIPFFTFMGAILERCGLAEDLLEGTGKLFGGIPGGLAYAVILVGAVLGAITGTVAASVITMGVISLPIMLRYGYSPRLATGVIAASGTITQVIPPSLVLVVLADQLGRSVGDMYLGAIGPSILQVTIFILFILVMSIIRPKSMPPLPKEVRGDFNWALLVKVLMGMVPSIVLIFLVLGTIFMGLATPTEAGALGVVGAMLLAAMNRRLTWPLIREAMTSTTHITSMVVMILIGSTCFSLVFQGMDGSRWIEHMLSGIPGGPVGFLIFVNIFIFVLAFFLDFFEIAFIVIPMLAPVASSLGIDLIWFGVLICVNMQTSFMHPPFGFALFYLRSIAGKDVKTSDIYMGALPWVGMQLILVAIVIFWPQSVTYWLDHGPKVDPNSIKIEIPAFGGGQLGLPPLGGGNNSSPQIPGLTLPPLNGLPGGAPPAPAK